DNA from Tsuneonella dongtanensis:
TGGCGCGGTCGCGCTTCGAGTAGATCCGGGCCAGACCGACACGACGCGGAGCGATCAGGCCCTCGTCTTCGTAGAAGCGCAGCGCCCGGGCGGTGCAGCCGAATTCCTCGGTAAGGTCCGAAATCGAGAACTGTTCGCGCTCGAGCAGGTCGGGGCGATCGATGTGCGCGCCCTGATGGGCGGAATCGGGCTTGCGGGCGGGTTCGACCATGCCCGCCGGATAGCCCTTACTTTACGTTTGCGTCAAGTATTGACGGACCGGAGAACGTCGCCGTCAAGCTCGCGGTAGAAGCAACTTATCGCCCCCGTGTGACAGGCCGGGCCTGTTGGTCGGCATTCGAGCACCAGCGCGTCCTGGTCGCAGTCGACGAGAATGCGCTCCACGCGCAGCGTATTTCCCGAAGACTCGCCCTTCATCCACAGACGACCGCGCGAGCGGGAATGGAAATGGGCCAAGCCCGTCTCGCGCGTCTTCGACAATGCTTCCTTGTCCATGTGCGCGAGCATGAGGATCGCGCCGCTATCGCCATCGACCACGATCGCGGTGAGCAGCCCGGTGGCGTCGAACTTGGGCGTGAAAGGCGCTTCGGGCGCTTCGGAGGGTTTGTCGGGTGTTTGTTGCACGATAACAACAGCCCTCTTTCAAAATCCGCCTTCGCGCAAGATGTCGCTTTGATGAACGCAGCATCAATGAGACACATCGCCTCGCAGTCCGAAGGGGCAGCGAACCGGAACGCCGGTGCCGAAGAGCGCCAGGTTCAGGGACCGCCGAAGGAAGTAACGCGCATTCCGCGACTCCGGAAGCAGACGATGAGGGATCGGACCCAGGCTGCCGAAGGGGGTGGTAG
Protein-coding regions in this window:
- the hisI gene encoding phosphoribosyl-AMP cyclohydrolase encodes the protein MQQTPDKPSEAPEAPFTPKFDATGLLTAIVVDGDSGAILMLAHMDKEALSKTRETGLAHFHSRSRGRLWMKGESSGNTLRVERILVDCDQDALVLECRPTGPACHTGAISCFYRELDGDVLRSVNT